A single genomic interval of Ramlibacter pinisoli harbors:
- a CDS encoding gamma-glutamyl-gamma-aminobutyrate hydrolase family protein encodes MDRPKIGISACLFHPDPQRKAAPSKTLQWIEQSTAHWVMAGGALPVMVPAPYGDTARGDITVHDYANWLDGLVLHGGADVWPGSYGEQPLRPEWAGDRLRDAYEIALVQAFEQAGKPVFGICRGLQLINVAHGGTLFQDIATQNPGARVHRDAQAYDLNFHEVDIVPGTRLAQLLGEARHKINSVHHQGIKDLAPGFVVEATSPDDGVIEAIRHTGGAWVSAVQWHPEFHFPRLGVVDDTPLLHDFLAAARAARTA; translated from the coding sequence ATGGATCGGCCGAAGATCGGCATCAGCGCCTGCCTGTTCCACCCGGACCCGCAGCGCAAGGCCGCCCCGTCCAAGACCCTGCAGTGGATCGAGCAGTCCACCGCGCACTGGGTGATGGCCGGCGGCGCGCTGCCGGTCATGGTGCCGGCGCCCTACGGCGACACCGCGCGCGGCGACATCACCGTGCACGACTACGCCAACTGGCTCGACGGCCTGGTGCTGCACGGTGGCGCCGACGTCTGGCCGGGCAGCTACGGCGAGCAGCCGCTGCGGCCCGAGTGGGCCGGCGACCGCCTGCGCGACGCCTACGAGATCGCCCTGGTGCAGGCGTTCGAGCAAGCCGGCAAGCCGGTGTTCGGCATCTGCCGCGGCCTGCAGCTGATCAACGTCGCGCACGGCGGCACCCTGTTCCAGGACATCGCCACCCAGAACCCCGGTGCCCGCGTGCACCGCGACGCCCAGGCCTACGACCTGAATTTCCACGAGGTCGACATCGTGCCCGGCACCCGGCTGGCGCAGTTGCTGGGCGAGGCCCGCCACAAGATCAACAGCGTGCACCACCAGGGCATCAAGGATTTGGCGCCCGGCTTCGTCGTCGAGGCCACCTCGCCCGACGACGGCGTCATCGAGGCCATCCGCCACACCGGCGGCGCCTGGGTGTCGGCGGTGCAGTGGCACCCCGAGTTCCACTTCCCGCGCCTGGGCGTGGTCGACGACACCCCGCTCCTGCACGACTTCCTGGCGGCCGCCCGCGCGGCCCGCACCGCATGA
- a CDS encoding putative 2-aminoethylphosphonate ABC transporter substrate-binding protein, translating to MPVSRLFTCLAACGLLAFAGAASAQKTTLLVYTALETDQLKAYQEGFNKAVPDIELKWVRDSTGVITAKLLAEKANPQADVVMGVAATSLALLDKQGMLEPYAPLNLDAIMSQYRDKKSVPAWWGMDVWGATVCFNTTEAQKKGVPKPETWKDLTKPVYKGQIVMPNPASSGTGFFDVTAWLTLWGDDGGKGGGWKYMDALHENIGQYTHSGSKPCNMAAAGEYLMGISFEYRGNTNKAKGAPIDLVFPKEGLGWDLEAFGIHKGTKKLAAAKKLADWASSKDAMLLYGKNFAITAQPGVAAPLPNVPKDYEARLVKMDFGWAAENRERILAEWTKRYDGKTEKK from the coding sequence ATGCCCGTGTCCCGCCTCTTCACCTGCCTTGCCGCGTGCGGCCTGCTCGCCTTCGCCGGCGCGGCGTCGGCGCAAAAGACCACCCTCCTGGTCTACACCGCCCTCGAGACCGACCAGCTCAAGGCCTACCAGGAGGGCTTCAACAAGGCCGTGCCCGACATCGAGCTCAAGTGGGTGCGCGACTCCACCGGCGTCATCACCGCCAAGCTGCTGGCCGAGAAGGCCAACCCGCAAGCCGACGTCGTGATGGGCGTCGCCGCCACCAGCCTGGCGCTGCTGGACAAGCAGGGCATGCTGGAGCCGTACGCGCCGCTCAACCTCGATGCCATCATGAGCCAGTACCGTGACAAGAAGTCGGTGCCGGCCTGGTGGGGCATGGACGTATGGGGCGCCACGGTGTGCTTCAACACGACGGAGGCGCAGAAGAAGGGCGTGCCCAAGCCCGAGACCTGGAAGGACCTCACCAAGCCGGTCTACAAGGGCCAGATCGTCATGCCCAACCCGGCCTCCTCGGGCACCGGCTTCTTCGACGTCACCGCCTGGCTCACGCTCTGGGGCGACGACGGCGGCAAGGGCGGCGGCTGGAAGTACATGGACGCGCTGCACGAGAACATCGGCCAGTACACGCATTCCGGCTCCAAGCCCTGCAACATGGCGGCCGCCGGCGAGTACCTGATGGGCATCTCGTTCGAATACCGCGGCAACACCAACAAGGCCAAGGGCGCGCCCATCGACCTGGTGTTCCCCAAGGAAGGCCTGGGCTGGGACCTGGAAGCCTTCGGCATCCACAAGGGCACCAAGAAGCTGGCGGCGGCCAAGAAGCTGGCCGACTGGGCGTCGAGCAAGGACGCGATGCTGCTGTACGGCAAGAACTTCGCCATCACCGCGCAGCCCGGCGTCGCCGCGCCACTGCCCAACGTGCCCAAGGACTACGAGGCACGGCTGGTGAAGATGGACTTCGGCTGGGCCGCCGAGAACCGCGAGCGCATCCTGGCCGAGTGGACCAAGCGCTACGACGGCAAGACCGAAAAGAAGTAA
- a CDS encoding phosphonate utilization associated transcriptional regulator: protein MASALHPTIALLQTSSLASVVQQEVERAILVGEYAPGTKLIEAALAQKMGVSRGPVREAFRMLEEAGLVRTEKNRGVFVRDIPIDEAVEIFDLRAAMDELVGRQLAANITPAQLKEIRGLVEQMEKAVKAEDAYGYHLLNLGFHDRLVEMAGNRKLTAIYRKLIKELSLFRRLNLADNWLLPVSAGEHRQIVKAIASGDPDAAGKALFQHVMDSKQRTIENDLRRQSRSQARDTA from the coding sequence ATGGCTTCCGCGCTCCATCCCACCATCGCGCTGCTGCAGACCAGTTCATTGGCCAGCGTGGTGCAGCAGGAGGTCGAGCGCGCCATCCTGGTCGGCGAATACGCCCCCGGCACCAAGCTGATCGAGGCGGCGCTGGCGCAGAAGATGGGCGTCTCGCGCGGGCCGGTGCGCGAGGCGTTCCGCATGCTGGAGGAAGCCGGGCTGGTGCGCACGGAGAAGAACCGCGGCGTGTTCGTGCGCGACATCCCGATCGACGAGGCGGTGGAGATCTTCGACCTGCGCGCGGCCATGGACGAACTGGTGGGCCGCCAGCTTGCCGCAAACATCACCCCGGCCCAGCTGAAGGAAATCCGCGGCCTGGTCGAGCAGATGGAGAAGGCCGTGAAAGCGGAGGACGCCTACGGCTACCACCTGCTCAACCTGGGGTTCCACGACCGGCTGGTGGAGATGGCCGGCAACCGCAAGCTCACCGCCATCTACCGCAAGCTGATCAAGGAGCTGTCGCTGTTCCGGCGGCTCAACCTGGCCGACAACTGGCTGCTGCCGGTGTCGGCCGGCGAGCACCGCCAGATCGTCAAGGCCATCGCCTCGGGCGACCCCGACGCCGCGGGCAAGGCCCTGTTCCAGCACGTCATGGACAGCAAGCAGCGCACCATCGAGAACGACCTGCGGCGCCAGTCCCGCAGCCAGGCGCGGGACACCGCGTGA
- a CDS encoding putative 2-aminoethylphosphonate ABC transporter ATP-binding protein: protein MTPEDPSYLELRHVRKTFGGFTALHDINLGIARGEFVCFLGPSGCGKTTLLRIIAGLDVQSAGEVRQDGRDISRLPPAERDYGIVFQSYALFPNLTVADNVAYGLVNRRTPKAQVGARVAELLKLVGLPGSQAKYPAQLSGGQQQRIALARALATSPGLLLLDEPLSALDALERVRLRHEIRALQQKVGVTTVMVTHDQEEALSVADRIVVMNQGAIEQVGTPLQVYREPASPFVADFVGKVNVLPARVSGGELRLGTLRIPCDGPEREARVYLRPEDVLARPIAEGDPHVFDASIEKIEFLGSFCHVHVASPAIDPARLTVYLSLNYLSEQSLAVGSPLRLKLLPERIKVF, encoded by the coding sequence ATGACCCCGGAGGACCCGAGCTACCTCGAGCTGCGCCACGTCCGCAAGACCTTCGGCGGCTTCACGGCGCTGCACGACATCAACCTGGGCATCGCCCGCGGGGAATTCGTCTGCTTCCTCGGGCCCTCCGGCTGCGGCAAGACCACGCTGCTGCGCATCATCGCCGGGCTGGACGTGCAGAGCGCCGGCGAGGTGCGCCAGGACGGGCGCGACATCTCGCGGTTGCCGCCCGCCGAGCGCGACTACGGCATCGTGTTCCAGAGCTACGCGCTGTTTCCCAACCTCACCGTGGCCGACAACGTCGCCTACGGCCTGGTCAACCGGCGCACCCCCAAGGCGCAGGTCGGCGCGCGGGTGGCCGAACTGCTCAAGCTGGTGGGCCTGCCGGGCAGCCAGGCCAAGTACCCGGCCCAGCTCTCGGGCGGCCAGCAGCAGCGCATCGCGCTGGCCCGGGCGCTGGCCACTTCGCCCGGCCTGCTGCTGCTGGACGAGCCGCTGTCCGCCCTCGACGCGCTGGAGCGGGTGCGCCTGCGCCACGAGATCCGCGCGCTGCAGCAGAAGGTGGGCGTGACCACCGTCATGGTCACGCACGACCAGGAGGAGGCGCTGTCGGTGGCCGACCGCATCGTGGTCATGAACCAGGGCGCGATCGAGCAGGTCGGCACGCCGCTGCAGGTGTACCGCGAACCGGCCTCGCCCTTCGTGGCCGATTTCGTCGGCAAGGTCAACGTGCTGCCGGCCCGCGTCAGCGGCGGCGAACTGCGCCTGGGCACGCTGCGCATTCCCTGCGACGGCCCCGAGCGCGAGGCGCGCGTCTACCTGCGCCCCGAGGACGTGCTGGCGCGTCCCATTGCCGAGGGCGACCCGCACGTGTTCGACGCCAGCATCGAGAAGATCGAGTTCCTCGGCTCGTTCTGCCACGTCCACGTGGCGTCGCCGGCCATCGACCCGGCCCGGCTCACGGTCTACCTGTCGCTCAACTACCTGTCGGAGCAGTCGCTGGCGGTCGGCTCGCCGTTGCGGCTGAAGCTGCTGCCCGAACGGATCAAGGTGTTCTGA
- a CDS encoding putative 2-aminoethylphosphonate ABC transporter permease subunit produces the protein MSAVLAPTTSPLPVRQGAHWSDRVAHAALAVVAIALVVFLALPLGAILLHAVQGPGGEFAGLRNFLDYARNPALLSSLWNSFWVSTVVTAIAVPLAFGFAYALTRSCMPCKALFRGITLVPLLAPSLLSAISLIYWFGNQGVLKAWMQRLGIEQIYGAPGIVLGECFAVFPHALMILVSALSLADARLYEAADALGTSRARKFFTITLPGAKYGLISAALVTFTLVVTDFGIPKVIGGNFNVLATDVFKLVIGQQDFAKGAVVAILLLAPAVLTFGVDQYVSRRQTAMLTARAVPYAPKAARGFDAGMTAYCCVVAFLMLAMLGMAVFASFASFWPYNLTPSLRHYVLGLVDAEVGTAFLNSLAMAAGTAVFGAVVVFCGAYLLEKSPGGREPGAGPVRVLRGLVSALAMLPMAVPGLVLGLGYIFFYNAPGNPLGGLYQTLTLLTLCTVVHFYTTGHLTAVTSLKSLDSEFEAVSASLKVPFFKTFWRVTVPICLPTLVDIARYFFINAMTTISAVVFLYSPETKVASIAILNLDEAGEMGAAAAMAVLIAAASTAAMLLFMAIAWWIQRRTQAWRTVTR, from the coding sequence ATGTCGGCGGTGCTCGCGCCCACCACGTCGCCGTTGCCAGTGCGGCAGGGCGCCCACTGGAGCGATCGGGTGGCGCACGCCGCGCTGGCCGTGGTGGCCATCGCCCTGGTCGTCTTCCTGGCGCTGCCACTGGGGGCGATCCTGCTGCACGCCGTGCAGGGGCCCGGCGGCGAATTCGCCGGGCTGCGCAACTTCCTCGACTACGCCCGCAACCCGGCACTGCTGTCCAGCCTGTGGAACAGCTTCTGGGTCTCCACGGTGGTCACCGCCATCGCGGTGCCGCTGGCCTTCGGCTTCGCCTACGCACTCACCCGCTCCTGCATGCCCTGCAAGGCGCTGTTCCGCGGCATCACTCTGGTGCCGCTGCTGGCGCCCTCGCTGCTGTCCGCCATCTCGCTGATCTACTGGTTCGGCAACCAGGGCGTGCTCAAGGCCTGGATGCAGCGGCTGGGCATCGAGCAGATCTACGGCGCGCCGGGCATCGTGCTGGGCGAATGCTTCGCGGTGTTCCCGCACGCGCTGATGATCCTGGTGTCGGCGCTCTCGCTGGCCGACGCCCGCCTGTACGAGGCGGCCGATGCCCTGGGCACCAGCCGCGCCCGCAAGTTCTTCACCATCACGCTGCCCGGCGCCAAGTACGGGCTCATCTCGGCGGCGCTGGTCACCTTCACGCTGGTGGTCACCGACTTCGGCATCCCCAAGGTGATCGGCGGCAACTTCAACGTGCTGGCCACCGACGTGTTCAAGCTGGTCATCGGCCAGCAGGATTTCGCCAAGGGGGCGGTGGTGGCCATCCTGCTGCTCGCCCCGGCCGTGCTCACCTTCGGCGTCGACCAGTACGTGAGCCGGCGCCAGACCGCCATGCTGACGGCGCGCGCCGTGCCCTACGCGCCCAAGGCGGCGCGCGGCTTCGATGCCGGGATGACGGCCTACTGCTGCGTCGTCGCCTTCCTCATGCTGGCCATGCTGGGAATGGCGGTGTTCGCCTCGTTCGCCAGCTTCTGGCCCTACAACCTCACGCCCAGCCTGCGGCACTACGTGCTGGGCCTGGTCGACGCCGAGGTCGGCACCGCCTTCCTCAACAGCCTGGCGATGGCGGCCGGCACCGCCGTCTTCGGCGCCGTCGTGGTGTTCTGCGGCGCCTACCTGCTGGAAAAGAGCCCCGGCGGCCGCGAGCCCGGCGCCGGGCCGGTGCGGGTGCTGCGCGGCCTGGTCTCGGCCCTGGCCATGCTGCCGATGGCGGTGCCCGGCCTGGTGCTGGGCCTGGGCTACATCTTCTTCTACAACGCCCCCGGCAACCCGCTGGGCGGGCTGTACCAGACGCTCACGCTGCTGACGCTGTGCACGGTGGTCCACTTCTACACCACCGGCCACCTGACGGCCGTCACCTCGCTCAAGTCGCTCGACAGCGAATTCGAGGCGGTCAGCGCCTCGCTGAAGGTGCCGTTCTTCAAGACCTTCTGGCGCGTCACCGTCCCGATCTGCCTGCCCACGCTGGTGGACATCGCCCGCTACTTCTTCATCAACGCCATGACCACCATCTCCGCCGTGGTGTTCCTGTACTCGCCCGAGACCAAGGTCGCGTCGATCGCGATCCTGAACCTCGACGAGGCGGGCGAGATGGGCGCGGCCGCTGCCATGGCTGTGCTCATCGCCGCGGCCTCCACGGCGGCGATGCTGCTGTTCATGGCCATCGCCTGGTGGATCCAGCGCCGCACACAGGCCTGGCGAACCGTGACACGATAA
- a CDS encoding iron-containing alcohol dehydrogenase: MSLSSFSFPTPIVFGAGARKEVGAHLHESGLRRPLLVTDRALAALPVLAEFRTHLQGLEVAVYGGVFGNPTASQVMAGAAAFRAHGADCVIGFGGGAALDVAKVVGVAATHPGDIIEYAWDHPQVRAIENELPYFVALPTTSGTGSEVGRSSVVSEDDTHLKRVVFSPRILARKVFADPELTLALPAHVTAATGMDALTHNIESYLSPAWHPLCDGIALEGTRIAARSLVTAVREPGNIAARSDMMMASMMGAIAFQKDLGAVHSCAHALGAVCDLHHGLANALMIEPVLAWNIEAAPDKFEELAHVCRSGGGGPGLVRWLGHLKQQIGITGTLAAHGVKREQIPRLVDIAVKDICHQTNPRPVTAQDFQRLFEHAM; this comes from the coding sequence ATGAGCCTGTCGAGCTTCTCCTTCCCCACCCCCATCGTCTTCGGCGCCGGTGCGCGCAAGGAGGTCGGCGCGCACCTGCACGAGAGTGGCCTGCGACGGCCGCTCCTCGTCACCGACCGCGCGCTGGCGGCGCTGCCCGTGCTAGCCGAGTTCCGCACCCACCTGCAGGGGCTGGAGGTGGCGGTGTACGGCGGCGTGTTCGGCAACCCGACGGCCAGCCAGGTGATGGCCGGCGCGGCCGCGTTCCGGGCCCACGGCGCCGACTGCGTGATCGGCTTCGGCGGCGGCGCCGCGCTCGATGTCGCCAAGGTGGTCGGTGTCGCGGCCACCCACCCCGGCGACATCATCGAATACGCCTGGGACCATCCCCAGGTGCGGGCGATCGAGAACGAGTTGCCGTACTTCGTCGCCCTGCCCACGACGTCCGGCACCGGCTCCGAGGTCGGCCGGTCGTCGGTGGTGAGCGAGGACGACACCCACCTCAAGCGGGTCGTGTTCAGCCCCCGGATCCTGGCCAGGAAGGTCTTCGCCGACCCGGAACTGACGCTGGCCCTGCCGGCGCACGTCACCGCCGCGACCGGCATGGACGCGCTGACGCACAACATCGAGAGCTACCTGTCGCCGGCCTGGCATCCGCTGTGCGACGGCATCGCGCTGGAGGGCACCCGCATCGCGGCGCGCTCGCTCGTCACCGCGGTGCGCGAGCCGGGCAACATCGCGGCCCGCAGCGACATGATGATGGCGTCGATGATGGGCGCCATCGCGTTCCAGAAGGACCTGGGCGCGGTGCATTCGTGCGCCCACGCGCTCGGCGCCGTGTGCGACCTGCACCACGGCCTGGCCAACGCCCTGATGATCGAGCCCGTGCTGGCATGGAACATCGAGGCCGCGCCGGACAAGTTCGAGGAACTGGCGCACGTCTGCCGCTCGGGCGGCGGCGGCCCCGGCCTGGTGCGCTGGCTCGGCCACCTCAAGCAGCAGATCGGCATCACCGGAACGCTCGCCGCGCACGGCGTCAAGCGCGAGCAGATCCCGCGCCTGGTGGACATCGCGGTGAAGGACATCTGCCACCAGACCAATCCACGGCCGGTGACGGCGCAGGACTTCCAGCGCCTGTTCGAGCATGCCATGTGA
- a CDS encoding glutamine synthetase family protein — MASSTPHPALAALKKDGATKVKVAVSDIDGVLRGKYLHIDKFEGAADGGFGFCDVVFGWDMLDTCYDNTSVTGWQHGYPDALARIDLGTARHVPWDGNVPFFLGEFVSADGAPHPVCPRQTLKRVLARADKLGFAPMTGMEFEWFNFRETPQTWAAKRGQPPDPITPGMFGYSLLRMADNPGFFNALMDEMLAFNVPIEGLHTETGPGVMEVALGFSTALEQADRAILFKTGAREIGKRFGIMPSFMAKWSQQYPGCSGHIHQSLSDGKTNLFFGADNPRRMSPLFESYLAGQVACLMEFAPLFWPTINSYKRLVDGFWAPVKPSWGIDNRTASFRVIAGSPKATRLETRCPGADVNPYLAMAAVIAAGLHGVEQGLKLTAPPITGTNQGAEDIPRAPRSLIETTRVFRNSAIARDWLGDTFVDHFAATREWEWRQWQDGVTDWELRRYFEII, encoded by the coding sequence ATGGCCAGCAGCACACCCCACCCCGCCCTCGCCGCCCTCAAGAAGGACGGCGCCACCAAGGTGAAGGTCGCCGTCAGCGACATCGACGGCGTGCTGCGCGGCAAGTACCTGCACATCGACAAGTTCGAGGGCGCCGCCGACGGCGGCTTCGGCTTCTGCGACGTGGTGTTCGGCTGGGACATGCTGGACACCTGCTACGACAACACCTCCGTCACCGGCTGGCAGCACGGTTACCCCGACGCGCTGGCCCGCATCGACCTCGGCACGGCGCGGCACGTGCCCTGGGACGGCAACGTGCCCTTCTTCCTCGGCGAGTTCGTCAGCGCCGACGGCGCGCCGCACCCGGTGTGCCCGCGCCAGACGCTCAAGCGGGTGCTGGCCCGGGCCGACAAGCTCGGGTTCGCGCCCATGACGGGCATGGAGTTCGAGTGGTTCAACTTCCGCGAGACGCCGCAGACCTGGGCCGCCAAGCGCGGGCAGCCGCCCGATCCCATCACGCCCGGCATGTTCGGCTACTCGCTGCTGCGCATGGCCGACAACCCCGGGTTCTTCAACGCGCTGATGGACGAGATGCTCGCCTTCAACGTGCCGATCGAGGGGCTGCACACCGAGACCGGCCCGGGCGTGATGGAAGTGGCGCTGGGCTTTTCCACCGCGCTGGAGCAGGCCGACCGCGCCATCCTGTTCAAGACCGGGGCGCGCGAGATCGGCAAGCGCTTCGGCATCATGCCCAGCTTCATGGCCAAGTGGAGCCAGCAGTACCCGGGCTGCAGCGGCCACATCCACCAGAGCCTGTCGGATGGCAAGACCAACCTGTTCTTCGGCGCCGACAACCCGCGCAGGATGAGCCCGCTGTTCGAAAGCTACCTGGCCGGCCAGGTGGCCTGCCTGATGGAGTTCGCGCCGCTGTTCTGGCCCACCATCAACAGCTACAAGCGGCTGGTCGACGGCTTCTGGGCGCCGGTCAAGCCGAGCTGGGGCATCGACAACCGCACCGCCAGCTTCCGCGTCATCGCCGGCTCGCCCAAAGCCACCCGGCTGGAGACGCGCTGCCCCGGCGCCGACGTCAACCCCTACCTGGCCATGGCCGCGGTCATCGCGGCCGGCCTGCATGGCGTCGAACAGGGCCTGAAGCTCACCGCGCCGCCGATCACCGGCACCAACCAAGGCGCCGAGGACATCCCGCGCGCGCCGCGCAGCCTGATCGAGACCACGCGGGTGTTCCGCAACTCGGCCATCGCGCGCGACTGGCTCGGCGACACCTTCGTCGACCACTTCGCCGCCACCCGCGAATGGGAATGGCGCCAGTGGCAGGACGGCGTCACCGACTGGGAGCTCAGGCGCTACTTCGAGATCATCTGA
- a CDS encoding 2-aminoethylphosphonate--pyruvate transaminase, protein MDRDRILLTPGPLTTTLRTKLAMLRDWGSWDADFNAVTARVRASLLKIVHGEQSHVVVPLQGSGTFSVEAAVATVVPRDGHVLVLDNGAYCKRAARLTSLMGRRCTVLPFDESAPVSAAAVERQLAQDASITHVVLVHCETGAGVLNPLPEVALACERRGKGLIVDAMSSFGALPIDAREVRFDALVAASGKCLEGVPGMGFVFLRKAILEGCAGNSQSLAMDLHDQHVYMEKTGQWRFTPPTHVVVALAEAIAQFEAEGGQPARLARYTDNYRTLVDGMGRLGFMPFLDPAVQAPIIVTFHAPGDPRYAFRSFYEAAKAHGFILYPGKLTQIETFRVGCIGAIGRNEMQQAVHAVELALQELGIASGEPAI, encoded by the coding sequence ATGGACCGCGACCGTATCCTCCTGACCCCCGGCCCGCTCACGACCACGCTGCGCACCAAGCTCGCCATGCTGCGCGACTGGGGATCGTGGGACGCCGACTTCAACGCGGTCACGGCGCGGGTGCGGGCCAGCCTGCTGAAGATCGTGCATGGCGAGCAGAGCCACGTCGTGGTGCCCCTGCAGGGCAGCGGCACCTTCAGCGTCGAGGCCGCGGTGGCCACCGTGGTCCCGCGCGACGGCCACGTGCTGGTGCTGGACAACGGCGCCTATTGCAAGCGCGCCGCCCGCCTCACCAGCCTGATGGGGCGGCGCTGCACGGTGCTGCCGTTCGACGAATCCGCGCCGGTGTCGGCGGCGGCGGTCGAGCGCCAGCTGGCGCAGGACGCCAGCATCACCCACGTGGTGCTGGTGCACTGCGAGACCGGCGCGGGCGTGCTCAACCCGCTGCCGGAAGTCGCCCTCGCCTGCGAGCGCCGCGGCAAGGGCCTGATCGTCGACGCGATGAGCTCGTTCGGCGCGCTGCCCATCGACGCCCGCGAGGTGCGCTTCGATGCGCTCGTGGCCGCCAGCGGCAAGTGCCTGGAGGGCGTGCCCGGCATGGGGTTCGTGTTCCTGCGCAAGGCCATCCTCGAGGGCTGCGCCGGCAACAGCCAGTCTCTGGCGATGGACCTGCACGACCAGCACGTGTACATGGAGAAGACCGGCCAGTGGCGCTTCACGCCGCCGACCCACGTCGTCGTCGCGCTGGCCGAGGCGATCGCGCAGTTCGAGGCCGAGGGCGGCCAGCCGGCCCGGCTGGCGCGCTACACCGACAACTACCGCACGCTGGTCGACGGCATGGGCCGGCTGGGCTTCATGCCGTTCCTCGACCCCGCGGTGCAGGCGCCCATCATCGTCACCTTCCATGCGCCGGGCGACCCGCGCTACGCCTTCCGCAGCTTCTACGAGGCGGCCAAGGCGCACGGCTTCATCCTCTATCCGGGCAAGCTGACCCAGATCGAAACCTTCCGCGTCGGCTGCATCGGCGCCATCGGGCGCAACGAGATGCAGCAGGCCGTGCACGCCGTCGAGCTCGCCCTGCAGGAGCTCGGCATCGCCTCGGGCGAACCCGCCATCTGA
- a CDS encoding aldehyde dehydrogenase family protein — MTQLPVHDPATGALIATLPADDAASVAACYAAARAAQAAWAATPLADRKVCIERFRAGVVGQLESLAVTMTRETGKPIRMSRNELNGLLPRIDFFLGMVEPVLAPEQVFDESGMREVIQHEPLGVVANISAWNYPWFVGCNVILPALLAGNAVLYKPSEYAAQTGLAITRLLHEAGVPPAVMACLVGAGAVGTALLEQPVDGVFFTGSHATGRRISQALAGRFVKLQLELGGKDPTYVCEDVDPRTAAESLADGAMYNTGQSCCSVERIYVHEKIHDAFVAAFVNTVKGLRRGDPMREDTYIGAITRAPQLEVLEAQVADARAKGATLLAGGARGAGPGNWFEPTVFSGVDHRMELMREESFGPVIGIQKVAGDEEAVRLMNDTRYGLTAGVYTRDEARARRLLAQVHAGSVYWNCCDRVSPRLPWSGVGDSGIGLTLSSYGIQAFTRPKAWHLRAA; from the coding sequence ATGACCCAGCTGCCCGTCCACGATCCCGCCACCGGCGCCCTGATCGCCACCCTGCCGGCCGACGACGCGGCCTCGGTCGCCGCTTGCTACGCCGCGGCACGCGCCGCCCAGGCGGCCTGGGCCGCCACTCCGCTGGCCGACCGCAAGGTCTGCATCGAGCGCTTCCGCGCCGGCGTGGTCGGCCAGTTGGAGTCGCTGGCGGTGACCATGACGCGCGAGACCGGCAAGCCGATCCGGATGTCGCGCAACGAGCTCAACGGGCTGCTGCCGCGCATCGACTTCTTCCTCGGCATGGTCGAACCGGTGCTGGCGCCCGAACAGGTGTTCGACGAGTCCGGCATGCGCGAGGTGATCCAGCACGAGCCGCTGGGCGTGGTCGCCAACATCTCGGCCTGGAACTACCCCTGGTTCGTCGGCTGCAACGTCATCCTGCCGGCGCTGCTCGCCGGCAATGCGGTGCTCTACAAACCCTCGGAATACGCCGCCCAGACCGGCCTGGCGATCACCCGGCTGCTGCACGAGGCCGGCGTGCCGCCCGCGGTGATGGCCTGCCTGGTGGGCGCCGGCGCCGTCGGCACCGCCCTGCTCGAGCAGCCGGTGGACGGTGTCTTCTTCACCGGCTCGCACGCCACCGGCCGCCGCATCTCGCAGGCGCTCGCCGGCCGCTTCGTGAAGCTGCAGCTGGAGCTGGGCGGCAAGGACCCGACCTATGTCTGCGAGGACGTCGATCCGCGCACGGCGGCCGAGTCGCTGGCCGACGGCGCCATGTACAACACCGGCCAGAGCTGCTGCTCGGTCGAACGCATCTACGTGCACGAGAAGATCCACGACGCCTTCGTGGCGGCCTTCGTCAACACCGTCAAGGGCCTGCGCCGCGGCGACCCCATGCGCGAGGACACCTACATCGGCGCCATCACGCGGGCGCCACAGCTCGAGGTGCTGGAAGCCCAGGTCGCCGATGCGCGGGCCAAGGGCGCGACGCTGCTGGCGGGCGGCGCGCGCGGCGCCGGTCCCGGCAACTGGTTCGAGCCCACCGTGTTCTCGGGTGTCGACCACCGCATGGAACTGATGCGCGAGGAGAGCTTCGGGCCCGTGATCGGCATCCAGAAAGTGGCGGGCGACGAGGAGGCGGTGCGCCTGATGAACGACACCCGCTACGGCCTCACCGCCGGCGTCTACACCCGCGACGAGGCGCGGGCGCGGCGGCTGCTGGCGCAGGTGCACGCCGGCAGCGTCTACTGGAACTGCTGCGACCGCGTGAGCCCGCGCCTGCCCTGGAGCGGCGTCGGCGACTCCGGCATCGGCCTGACCTTGTCCAGCTACGGCATCCAGGCCTTCACGCGGCCCAAGGCCTGGCACCTGCGCGCCGCGTGA